From Mastacembelus armatus chromosome 13, fMasArm1.2, whole genome shotgun sequence, one genomic window encodes:
- the LOC113143147 gene encoding fibroblast growth factor 12 isoform X4 — MQPDGTIGGNKDENSDYTLFNLIPVGLRVVAIQGVKAGLYVAMNAEGYLYTSDVFTSECKFKESVFENYYVIYSSTLYRQHESGRAWFLGLNKDGIVMKGNRVKKTKPCSHFVPKPIKVCMYKEPSVHELEEKLLKSSRSPTMNSEERARSLEQQEQQQEDSTAEDGS; from the exons CTCTGTTTAACCTGATCCCAGTAGGTTTGAGGGTTGTGGCCATCCAGGGAGTGAAGGCTGGACTCTACGTGGCCATGAATGCAGAGGGATACCTCTACACTTCC gatgtGTTCACATCAGAGTGCAAGTTCAAGGAATCGGTGTTTGAGAACTACTACGTCATCTACTCGTCCACCCTGTACCGGCAGCACGAGTCAGGCCGGGCCTGGTTCCTGGGCCTCAACAAGGACGGAATCGTCATGAAGGGAAACCGAGTGAAGAAAACCAAACCCTGCTCACACTTTGTCCCCAAACCCATCAAAG TCTGCATGTATAAGGAACCGTCGGTGCACGAGCttgaggagaagctgctgaagtCGTCGCGGAGCCCGACGATGAACAGCGAGGAGCGGGCGAGGAGcctggagcagcaggagcaacAGCAGGAGGACTCCACAGCAGAGGACGGGTCGTAG